The genomic segment CTCAAGtgaattcatacttatgttaattgttgttaatttgtaaagcgagattaagcatgtgagtttgaacattatccgcataagaagattaaaatgcaagctcgatccgagacatactttcttagaaatgcaagCCGAATATCTTTGGagggcgtacttttagttatatttagttatgccggatccgcatagacttttagttgtgtttaactaaagtCCGCCGAGAGGGaagtacttttagttatgtttagttatgccgggtccgtgagacttttagttgtgtttaactaaaagtctatgGGAGGGGAGAAGtgcgacttttagttatgtttagttatgctgTCCATTCTCATATCGTTTCTTATATTGATGTATTGTACGGTTATTAgtattaggaaaacttaatacatTGATACGTGTGGTGATTTTCGTGTTCAAGAGagttgagtattttggaaaggaaagcatCACCGATAgaggaaataacaaaagaaaatatgaaaatgcgaGGAGTTAACCGAGATATCCTTGAATGCTTATTGTTTGGGCTCCTTCTACcgaaagttaattatttattagattagcTCATTGGTGGAGGAGAAATGAATCTACTCCTCCCTATACTTCCTAAAGAACAAATGTAATGGAATTTGTACAATGAAACGTGCTTTCACCACAAGGATAGTTGTATTTCGTTCTTTGTTTCGTTTATGGCATTGCTAAAGAAGACGGTTAATGTACTTGCCTCGATATCCTAATGAAATTGTGTGTATATGAAGGCTTCAACCTAATCAATTTCTTGTTTGACACCTTAAGCGGTGAAGTTCCCGTGATGTAATACGGTGGACTTCGACTTCaatatggtggtggtggtgttcttcaataatgaagaaatcacaatgtactgggtgggggtggagggcgGAAGAAGGTGGGGCGGCGGCGGTGTTGGTGGCGGGGGCGGCGGTGTTGGTGAGAAtgaggagaaagtagaagaaagagaaaaaataataaaagaaaaataaaaaatgaagagttgGTAATTTTTGACGTGGCAATGACTTGGGCAATGatgtggcaatgacgtggcgcgagtgtaatacactcAACCGGTCCGAGCCgctaaggggggtaaataattatcggttaagttgtttaggggggtaaataattaccgttaagtttagttgctaaagtgagttttgctGCCAAGTTCCAGggggaaatgatgtcttttctcttaaaGTTAAGAAGCTTTAttgattaattaactaatgaTTTGTCTCAATAAATTGGTTTGATCTCAAAAGAAAGTAATTGATTTCAAATTGGTCTTTTAATTGGATCATTCTATTAACCTTCGGCTACAATTGTTACAAGAAAGTGGTACTATTGTTTAAACTCAAATATAGCCATTCGTAAACCTCTAAAGACCAGCTCCCATTTCTCATCATTTTCGGACCATTAAGCCCAAATACATTGATCAATACCCGACTACCCAACCCATCCTCcttaattttttccccaaagAACAACCTTATTAGGTAATGGagtgtggatgttgttatgtgggcttgccGCCATACttgttgatatgttgtgattactGATTGAATTGTACTTGATATTTCGTTTTATCTCATGAAAAGGAAAGGATTATGTAATGATGACTTGGTTGAGTTCGGCATTCATGTTATACGCTTGTTGTTTCCATGTGGAGATGTTGTTGAAATTGATCcattcatttacatatcatCTTTCCACATGCATAATGGTTACAATAGAAACAATGATACTCTATGTGGGCCCAAGTAGTAATGGCAATAATGATCATCTATGTGGGCCCAAGTGGCAATGATCTTCTGTGTGGttacatggacttcgcgagttccccatgggtcatgaatatGAGGCATTGCCCTCAGCATGTGTGTATGTAAGTCAGAGAAGAGGCCTGGGGGGCATTGCATAGCATcgcatagcacgacattgcattgcttGCATTCACTTGATTACTCATGATTGCTTATTGACATCTTATACATTCTTTCTAATTTTATACTTAGACGTGCTTTGTGACTGTGCTTCGCTGCTTATCTgtttacttgttgatttctttcctTTATATGCTTGAACTAATCgttgtcgacctatgatgcctacgagtacttgtgttgtactcatactactcttgttgcACTTTTTCTTTAGTGTAGAGTTTGTCACCGGTTTCAGTTCTCGACCTCGCGAGTGACCCGGATGCCACTTCCAGGAGATTCTAGGGTAAGCCACTTGTTAGCTCTGCAGCTGGGAAGCTCCTCTCTTATATCTGTGTACTACTTACTCTTGAGACAGTATTTATCTAGTATTGAGATTGTACTTCCTTCCTTTAGACTATGTATTGTTACTTAGCAGCTCTTGTACAAGTttcagaccagattttgggttGTAGTATTTCACTTCCGCACATATGCTATTTTATATTTATCGTAAATTCGTATTTGTTTCCGCATTCCTCAATTAAATGACGGACTTAAAGTAAGGGTTCGCCCACTCGGGGAATAGTGTAGGTGCCCTCATGACtcacgaattgggtcgtgacacatgaaAAGTGGTGAAAGTTTTCTCCAGCATATCATTATCAATGatattttcaccacataatctcAACTGGGATATATTTCTAGACATTAAAGAATTATACTCACATATAGATTTAAAATCCTGGACCTTAAATTGATCCAATCAAAACGTGCTTGTGGAAGAATGACCATCTTCAAGTGGTCATACCTATCTTTCAAGTAAATTTCACAACATAAGAGGATCTTTAACATTGAGATATTCCAATTTCAAGCCTCATCAAGGTGATGGCGGAAGAATGTCATTGCCTTGACATAGTCTTGCTTTGATGGCtgatttttatctttgatggtGTCTATCAGACACATTGCATCAAGATGAATTTCAGCATCAAGCACCCAAGACAGGTAGCCTTTGCCTGATATATCCAGGGCAACAAATTCACGTTTAGAAAGATTTGCCATCAACTAACAAAAAGAAAGTTTATACCTTCGAGGCTTTCAAATTTGCTCTAGATGGTATAGTTTCGTGTTGATAAGGTGTTATAAACTAAAGACTATAAAGTAAATACACCAGAGACaaacccgcaagggtggctcagttggttgagcatggggctttcataatggaggtctcaagttcgaaaccccacaccgggcttgcctagtgcgggttacctctcctgtatggtttgcgagctattgcacaggagctgggtttaccctgtgcgcacccgaagggtagcggctgcgggttcccatgtcataaaaaaaaaaaacactagaGACAAGTATATAGAGAGACTAATATATTATTCAACTTTGACTTGATGTACAAATGAATTGAATTGACTTCCTATTTATAGAGGAAAAGAAGCTATCTGCTTGAGCTAGTTGCAAGTGTCATTGTAAGCTTATCCAGAATATTGTGTGTATTTAAATGGATGTCTATAATACGGTGTATTTATCACATAAACTCAATTTTAACCATTCTCAAACCCCCTATGACCAGCCTATCATTTGTCGGACCATTAAGCCCAAATACCTGGATAAATACCGGACTACCCGACCCATCCTCCTTATTTTTACCCCCAAAGAACAACCTGATTAGGTGATGGAGTATCTAACATTATTACTACCAATGTATGTAATAACTGTAATATGttgtagtattattttttttttttttggttgcgtTGACGTCAATTTCTGGGCTTTGGACCAATCACATTGCTTTGGTTTccaaaactaaaaaggaaaaataatactTACTAGAACCCAAAGGGGAAATCGCCATTTTGCACACAGggaaaaagtaaatatttttttacaacaAAATGACCCATTGCGCGATCGATCACTGAAATCTTACACCAATTCTGATCTCATTTGAACAGCCTTTGCTTCAATATTTCGGGCAAAGGTGTTTATTAAAGACAGGTAAGCGATTCTCTTTCTTTCTGTTTTCCCATTTTTTGTTCGATTAATCCTAGGAAAAGTGTTGTAAAGATCTCTGTTTTCGAATTGCTTTTTTAATACTTATTCAACAATTTCAAATCCAGATTTGGGGATTCAAGTTAAGGCTAAAGGGAATTTCGCCTTCCAATTTAATTGATTTCTCTTTACTTTGGGGCACAAACTGAAGTATTTTAAACGCAACTCTATAAGGTAAATTTCTTTCCtctttatgtatttttcattttctgttCCTATGTAAAGttccttttttttcaattattttactCAAGCTTTGATTTATGTCTGTTTAAGTTCAGCATGAATTAATGTATGTTTTAGCTTTAGGATCGTATGGATTCGTTTACAGTTTCTCCAGTATTCTTTATCTGATTAACTTATTTGGTGCTTAGTTTAATATGAGATTTCTTGGCAAACCTTCTTATCAGAGATCATGGCATTTccctcccccctttttttcataGTTCTCGTCAAATCTAACAGACAGAGCTCGATGAATATTTTGCCGGAGACTAAAAGTGCTGAATTTTGGCgtacttaaaggaccaaaaccgacttaagggactatttttaacctgccctcatagttaagggaccatatTTGTTAACttgtggcaaacttaaaggaccaaaactgttaagtaCATAATTAAGGGACTCTTTTTAACCTaccctcatagttaagggatAATTTATGTCGTTTTCTCGGTAAAGTTTCAACAAAATATGAAGTGTGACAGTGTGCCCTCCCACTTAATGAAAATCAAGTTCTAGTTTATCCTTTAAAAATCAGCTGTTGTGTGCAAGTTTTATCAGTATCTAACTTAGCCATATTTCGCCCTTGGGGTTTAGAGGCCCTTTGGATTGGCTAATTTTaagtgcttttaagccaaaatagcttttaagtcattttgtagtgtttggataaagtaaaaaagtgcttttaagcacttgtttttaagctaaaatgacaaaaataagccaaaagctACAATTCCTAACTTATGGATTATGCTTAAAAGtcacttaaaataagctcatCCAAACTGGCTCTTAGTCTTGAGCTGAGGAGTGCTTTATCTAAATTGATGCACTGTCATGTTTGGGGTCACTATGAAACCTTTCATCTTTTACTATCACCATAAATCATAGGCAGGTTGATCGTTTTGTTAATATAATGTTCAAAACATCTTGGATGGAGGAGCACATCGTACTATATACAACCTTAAATGCAACACTATATGAATAAGAGCAAGGGATATCAAGGAAGAAAGAGAGGTTAATAATTTGATGAGCAAATTAGGCATTCTGTTTCTAGAATTACTAATTAGTCAGCATAATATCTCGACATTGAGAGAGAAGGAGCACATTCATATTACAAAGTTAGatgaaaattctattttttaaaattaagtttGAGGATGAAAATGATTATCTCTTTTTGTTATATAATCTCACTGTGGCAACTTTATATCTgggaaagatttttttttcttggggtcCACCAAGAAAGCTAGAAAACGCCCATTTAATAAGGAACCCTAACTCAATTGGTTAATAATATAGAGGAAGTCCAGTTGCAGAGAGTAAATTGTACCGTCGCTAAAACCTCACTTTCTGTATGTTTTAAATTTGTATTGAAAAACGGGATAATGAATTTAACtttgttgtatgttgttctcTGCTTTGATTTGCCAGTTAGTTTTGAAATTAACCAAAAAGAGGTGGAGCAGTTAAAAAATAGGACATTTTATTAATAGAATGGTTGGGCAAAGAAACGCCAGTGTTAATAGCAATCACCATATTCATTTGAACAAAGGGGCCAATGAATGAGACAAATAAAATATCTGTAACTCCGCCTGATTTCTAGTCAGTGGTAGCTATTCTTTCTTGTTGATTTGGATCTTATTGACTGGTTTGTTTTCCTATTCGTATTTTCAGTTTATAAGTATGAAAGAATCcatagagaaaaaagaaagacggTCGTACAATTTGACTCTGTTGTTAATAACGAAACTCCTTTGGAGGAATAATAGTCTTCTACCATTTCAGTGGAATAAATGCAAAATCGATCTCTCTCCAGCCTTAGGATCTTTATTTGTTGATCAACCGAGACTATTGTCTTAAAATTATCGCTCTTTTTAAATTGAGTCTCTCTTTATTTGTTCTGTTCTGCCTCTACTTCTAAGATTTGATCCCTTGTTGGAGgtagttagtttttttttttttttttggtctgattttctATATATCTAATACGATGTGATCGGCTTCTCCAACGCCCAAGCACAACAAAGTATGTGCCTTAAATCTTCCTTAATGGGATGCTAGTTTGGCTTCTTTTTCAATGGCCTTTTGGGTTCTTCTTTCAATGTCTAATATTAACTCTGTTGTTAATCACGAAACTCCTTTGGAGGAATAATAGTCTTCTACCATTTCAGTGGAATAAATGCAAAATCGATCCCTCTCCAGCCTTAGGATCTTTATTTGTTTATCTACCGACGCTATTGTCTTAAAATTTTCGCTCTTTTTAAATTGAGTCTCTCTTTATTTGTTCTGTTCTGCCTCTACTTCTAAGATTTGATCCCTTGTTGGAGgtaggtatttttttttttttttcggtctGATTTTCTATATATCTAATACGATGTGATCGGCTTCTCCAGTGCCGAAGCACAACAAAGTATGTGCCTTAAATCTTCCTTAATGGGATGCTAGTTTGGGTTCTTTTTTCAATGGCCTTTTGCAGTTCCGTTTGTAGTTTGTTTCTAATATCTAAAGAGATCTTAGATATTAATGTTCTCATCCCTGTTTAGCTAGTTAGCATTTTCTTGTGCTTTTGCTCTTTCTACATCCTGAATAACAAACTGAAAAGGCTGAATTAATTCTCAAATTATCCTCATTCTCTCTAACCAATCCCCTTTGTATCCTGTAGTTAGGGTTCATTTATGTCGCCACAGAACTTTTGCTCTCTTGCACAAGAGACTAGTTTTCTCTATGTGAAATTAGTCTCTCTCTGAAATCTCTCAGGAAGAACCGTGCCCTCTCCATCTTCTTTGACTTTGTTGATTTGCTGATAATTTGGTGGTTGAGAAGTTAATCTTGTGAATCAGTGTCTGACGTTCTTTTTCGATTGTTTAATCAGCATCTGATGTATCGTGtggttatttttcttttgtggtAATCAGCATCTGATGTATCGTGtggttatttttcttttgtggttGATATTATGGACTTGTTTTCCTCGAATCAATATGGCTTCAAACATGTGTTTCTTTTGGCCTGCTGAATGCTTGAAATAGTGAAGATtgctgttcttttttttttcccccctactgattttatttatttattgaactTTTTTTCTAGTATCTGTTCTAGAGTTTTGGGAAACTTGGAAATAATCAATGGCAGCTCCAGGGGGACCTAGACCAAGGAATGCGCCACCACCCAATTATAACCCTAATGCACTTGCGGATGGTATGCAAAATCTACAAGTAAATAGGCCCAATCAGCCACCTGGTGCTCCTAGGCCTAATACCCCATTTGGGCAGCAGCCACCTAGTGCTCTTAGGCCTAATACCCCATTTGGGCAGCAGCCACCTTTTGCTGGTGGACCACCTGTTAGTCGTCCCGGACCTCCACCACCTGGTGCTTTCCCGAGAGGGCCCACACCTCCTAGTGGTCCTCCACACACTGGATTGCCTCCTCCTGTGTCTCAGTCTGTTCCTCCCTTTGCATCTCGGCCACCTCCTCCTGGTGTAATGCCTCCTTCTATGGGAGGTGCCGCCCCGCCACCTGGGTCTTTGCCTTCTGCATTGGGTCATCGTCCAGGACCTCGGggtcctttttcttcttcaccgTTGACAACAGGTCCTGCTGTGCCGCCGCCATCAAGCATTTCTGGCTCGGTTAGTAATGGGCCACCGACAGGTGGGCCGGGAATGATGCAGGGCGGAGCACGTTTTCCTCCTCCAAGCAATACAATGAGGCCACCATTTGGAGCTCCTCCACCAACGATGGTTTCACCTGGCGCTTCTTCTCAGCCTTCAGGCATGCGCTCACCCTTTGGAAGTTCATCATCTGTTAGCACACCACCAGTTACAGCACAACCACCACCTCCATTTTCGGGACCATTTTCAGAATATGCCACCTTCAGGTTCCTCCCCATTTGCAGCACACCTGNNNNNNNNNNNNNNNNNNNNNNNNNNNNNNNNNNNNNNNNNNNNNNNNNNNNNNNNNNNNNNNNNNNNNNNNNNNNNNNNNNNNNNNNNNNNNNNNNNNNAACACAAGTTgataaagcgaccgtgctagaaccacgggactcgAGGGGTGCCTCACACCTTCCCCTCGGTCAACGGAATTCTTACCCGGACTTTTGTTTTGTGAGACCAATAAAAatagagtcatttccttttgattagggattcataaggtgacttggaacaccacaactcaattccaagtggcgactctgtaacaaataaaataatccctCTTCAAAACGTCACTTTAATTGGAAAAACCCTTTGAAATAAATCTAAAACTaataaatttgtttttatttttattacgaaaaaaaaggggtgtgacaatcTTTAAGACGGCTAAGATGCTCGAAGAATGGCGATGCAGTACAATGATTCcattgtacaagaacaagggcgacattcaaagttgcaacaactacagagggatcaagctgctaagccacactatgaaagtgtgggaaagggtggtggagatgagggtgcgGAGAGACGTgtctatttcagagaaccagttcggattcatgccgGGGCGCTCTACTACAGAAGCTATTCATCTTGTACGGAgactggtggagcagtatagggagaggaagagggacttacacatggtgttcatcgacctagaaaaggcataCGACAAAGTGCCGAGAGAGGTTCTATaaagatgcttggaggctagagGTGTACCTGTGACGTACAGTAgggtgatcaaggacatgtatgatggggCCAAGACCAGAGTAATGACTAtgggaggagactcggagcacttcccAGTTATGATAGGGATGCACCAGGGATCAactcttagcccatttttattttccttggtgatggatggattgacgcgaaaaattcaaggtgaggtgccatggtgtatgttattcgcagatgacatagtcctgattgacgagactcgcagcggagttaacgctaagctggaggtttggagacaaactctagagtctaaagggttcaagttgagtaggaccaagacagagtacttggagtgcaagttcagcgATATAGTGCATAAGGCTGACGTGGAAGTGAAGCTTGGCACCCAGGTCATACAGAAGATAGATAGTTTCAAGTAttttgggtctattatacaaggaaatggggagattgatgatgacGTCACACACCGTATTAGTGCaggatggatgaaatggaggcttgcctCCGGAGTGTTATGCGAAAAGAAGGTGCCACTAAAACtcaaaggcaagttctacaaagtggtggttaggccgactatgttgtatggggcggagtgttggccagtcaagaagtctcacgttcagaagatgaaagtggcggaaatgagaatgctgcgatggatgtgtgggaaCACTAGGAGCGATAGGATTGGGAATAAAGTTATCCGAGACAAGGTATGAGTAgcctcggtggaggacaagatacgggaagcgaggctgagatggtttgggcatgtaaTGC from the Lycium ferocissimum isolate CSIRO_LF1 chromosome 11, AGI_CSIRO_Lferr_CH_V1, whole genome shotgun sequence genome contains:
- the LOC132038139 gene encoding protein transport protein SEC24 C-like — its product is MAAPGGPRPRNAPPPNYNPNALADGMQNLQVNRPNQPPGAPRPNTPFGQQPPSALRPNTPFGQQPPFAGGPPVSRPGPPPPGAFPRGPTPPSGPPHTGLPPPVSQSVPPFASRPPPPGVMPPSMGGAAPPPGSLPSALGHRPGPRGPFSSSPLTTGPAVPPPSSISGSVSNGPPTGGPGMMQGGARFPPPSNTMRPPFGAPPPTMVSPGASSQPSGMRSPFGSSSSVSTPPVTAQPPPPFSGPFSEYATFRFLPICNSAAYRFLVLKSDVLDCNTIIETKNAEFFEHIFPLSDKISHPHVERSNEITSNEELRRSKRPRKEYFSYGNDFQTFLVDNEPSNYFEAISSSDAKFWKEAIKMEIDYIMKNNTWVLIDLPPGAKPIGSK